One genomic window of Saccopteryx bilineata isolate mSacBil1 chromosome 4, mSacBil1_pri_phased_curated, whole genome shotgun sequence includes the following:
- the F2R gene encoding proteinase-activated receptor 1 yields MGPRQLLLVAAGLSLCGPLLSARTRGRQPELETTNASVIRSFYLRNSNDKFEPFPLEDYDEKNESVLTGDRLSSINHSSPLQKLPPVSISKDASGYLTSAWLTLFIPSIYTGVCVISLPLNVMAIIVFILKMKIRKPAVVYMLHLATADVLFVSVLPFKISYYFSGSDWRFGSEMCRFVTAAFYCNMYASIMLMTVISIDRFLAVVYPIQSLSWRTMKRASFTCLVIWAVAIAGVVPLLLKEQTTQVPGLNITTCHDVLNETLLEGYYAYYFSTFSAIFFFVPLIISTVCYVSIIQCLSSSTVPNRSKKSRALFLSVAVFCIFIICFGPTNILLILHYAFLSHNPTIEAAYFAYLLCVCVSSISCCIDPLIYYYASSECQRFLYSILCCKESSDPSSCNSSGQLMASKIDTCSGNLNNSVYKKLLA; encoded by the coding sequence agttagaaacaacaaatgcttctgTGATCCGGTCATTTTATCTCAGGAATTCCAATGATAAATTTGAACCTTTCCCATTGGAGGACTATGACGAGAAAAATGAAAGTGTGTTAACTGGAGACAGATTAAGCTCGATCAATCACAGCAGTCCTCTTCAAAAACTACCACCTGTGTCCATCTCGAAAGATGCCTCAGGATATCTGACCAGTGCCTGGCTGACTCTCTTTATCCCTTCCATCTACACTGGTGTGTGTGTAATAAGCCTTCCTCTAAATGTCATGGCTATCATTGTGTTCATATTGAAAATGAAGATCAGGAAGCCTGCTGTAGTGTACATGTTGCACCTGGCCACAGCAGATGTGCTCTTCGTGTCTGTGCTCCCATTTAAGATCAGCTATTACTTTTCTGGAAGTGACTGGAGATTTGGGTCTGAAATGTGTCGCTTCGTCACTGCAGCGTTTTACTGTAATATGTATGCTTCCATAATGCTCATGACCGTCATCAGCATTGACCGGTTCCTGGCTGTGGTGTATCCCATCCAGTCCCTCTCCTGGCGTACTATGAAGAGGGCATCCTTCACTTGTCTAGTCATCTGGGCTGTGGCCATCGCAGGGGTGGTGCCTCTTCTCCTCAAGGAACAAACCACCCAGGTGCCGGGGCTCAACATAACCACCTGCCATGATGTGCTCAATGAAACCCTGCTTGAAGGCTATTATGCATATTACTTCTCCACCTTCTCTGCCatcttcttttttgtgccattgATCATTTCCACAGTCTGTTATGTGTCTATCATTCAGTGTCTTAGCTCTTCCACGGTACCCAACCGGAGCAAGAAGTCCCGGGCTTTGTTCTTATCTGTGGCTGTTTTCTGCATCTTCATCATTTGCTTTGGGCCTACAAACATCCTCTTGATTCTGCATTATGCGTTCCTTTCTCATAATCCCACCATAGAGGCTGCCTACTTTGCCTACCTCCTTTGTGTTTGTGTCAGCAGCATAAGCTGTTGTATTGATCCCTTGATTTACTATTATGCTTCCTCTGAGTGCCAGAGGTTTCTCTATAGTATCTTATGCTGCAAAGAAAGTTCTGATCCCAGCAGCTGTAACAGCAGCGGTCAATTGATGGCAAGTAAAATAGATACCTGCTCTGGTAACCTGAATAACAGTGTGTACAAAAAGCTGTTAGCTTAG